The following are encoded together in the Populus trichocarpa isolate Nisqually-1 chromosome 5, P.trichocarpa_v4.1, whole genome shotgun sequence genome:
- the LOC7454381 gene encoding cyclin-dependent kinase inhibitor 6: MVKVAAAQVGVTSSRASAQTSKRRSRHIRISIEFRSNVTNHRRRRRQDVIIRSENPVPCKPDANSGDRTVTEERCSTSSPNLEDDDDDDDALMSASCCSSNGSCDDERIKFTDLEEGSVEVETSMYYSSRSGERETTPTSSDLGEESTSENMDSTANPPLKKPNPHQRSTPTAGLIRIADEEIEKFFGEIQKNIPQCFKDKYNFDFDKDEPLEGRYEWARLNP, encoded by the exons ATGGTGAAAGTTGCTGCTGCTCAAGTTGGGGTGACAAGTAGTAGAGCTTCAGCGCAAACTTCAAAGAGAAGATCAAGGCATATCAGGATTTCTATTGAATTTAGAAGCAATGTTACTAAccaccgccgccgccgccgccaagACGTTATAATTAGGTCTGAAAATCCAGTTCCATGTAAACCGGATGCTAATTCCGGTGACCGGACGGTGACTGAAGAGAGATGTTCAACTTCAAGCCCTAACTTGgaagacgacgacgacgacgacgacgcaTTAATGTCTGCTTCTTGTTGTTCCAGTAATGGATCGTGTGATGATGAGAGGATTAAATTCACAGATCTGGAG GAAGGGAGTGTTGAAGTTGAAACGTCAATGTATTATAGTAGTAGAAGTGGAGAAAG AGAGACAACACCGACTTCTAGCGATCTTGGAGAGGAGTCGACCTCAGAGAACATGGATTCAACGGCAAACCCACCATTGAAGAAGCCGAATCCTCATCAAAGATCAACGCCCACGGCGGGGCTGATAAGGATAGCAGATGAAGAGATTGAAAAGTTCTTCGGCGAAATACAGAAAAACATTCCACAATGCTTCAAAGACAA GTATAACTTTGATTTTGACAAAGATGAGCCGTTGGAAGGACGTTATGAATGGGCTAGATTAAAtccatga
- the LOC7476378 gene encoding methionine aminopeptidase 1D, chloroplastic/mitochondrial isoform X2 yields the protein MVGASSLQPRLLSSFVGDRLLLSKQPVSRLFLYKPGNKHVSMQLSRTLSGLTNLLFNRRNLDEVPNAEQQRLRPGKLSPRRPVPDHIPRPPYVNSRQPPGIASGAEVHDENGIECMRSSGKLAAQVLQYAGTLVKPGIKTDDIDQAVHQMIIDNGAYPSPLGYGGFPKSVCTSVNECICHGIPDSRALEDGDIINIDVTVYLNGYHGDTSATFFCGDVDDEARKLVQVTEECLYRAISICAPGVEYKKIGKTIHDHADRYSYGVVRHFVGHGVGRVFHADPVVQHFRNNDGGRMMLNQTFTIEPMLTIGSVNPVMWDDNWTVVTEDGSLSAQFEHTILITKDGAEILTQC from the exons ATGGTTGGCGCCTCTTCCCTGCAACCAAGGCTCCTCTCTTCTTTTGTAGGAGATCGTTTGCTTCTATCAAAACAGCCAGTTTCTCGTCTCTTTCTCTACAAACCAG GAAACAAACATGTGTCAATGCAACTATCTAGAACGCTTTCTGGCTTGACCAATCTTTTATTCAATAGAAG AAATCTGGATGAAGTGCCTAATGCCGAGCAGCAACGTCTAAGGCCAGGGAAGTTGTCTCCTCGTCGACCTGTTCCAGATCATATACCAAGGCCTCCCTATGTCAATTCTCGGCAACCACCTGGCATTGCAAGTGGGGCCGAAGTGCATGATGAGAATGGGATAGAATGCATGAGATCTTCTGGAAAGCTTGCGGCCCAGGTTCTTCAGTATGCTGGGACTTTAGTCAAG CCAGGTATAAAAACAGATGACATTGACCAAGCAGTTCATCAAATGATAATTGATAACGGAGCATATCCTTCACCTCTTGGATATGGTGGGTTTCCTAAGAGTGTCTGCACATCAGTGAATGAGTGTATTTGCCATGGAATACCAGACTCACGTGCTCTTGAG gaTGGTGATATAATCAACATTGATGTTACAGTTTATCTAAAT GGTTATCATGGTGATACCTCAGCAACTTTCTTTTGTGGAGATGTTGATGATGAAGCCAGAAAACTGGTTCAG GTGACTGAAGAATGCCTTTACAGAGCAATATCAATTTGTGCACCGGGAGTAGAGTACAAGAAAATTGGCAAAACAATACA TGACCATGCAGATAGATATTCTTACGGTGTTGTCCGACATTTTGTTGGCCATGGTGTTGGACGTGTATTCCATGCCGATCCCGTTGTTCAGCACTTCA GAAACAATGATGGTGGGCGCATGATGTTGAATCAGACCTTCACTATTG AACCCATGTTGACAATTGGTAGCGTTAACCCTGTAATGTGGGATGATAACTGGACAGTTGTAACCGAAGATGGAAGCCTATCAGCACAGTTCGAGCACACCATTCTAATCACAAAAGACGGGGCTGAGATATTGACCCAGTGTTAA
- the LOC7476378 gene encoding methionine aminopeptidase 1D, chloroplastic/mitochondrial isoform X1 — protein MVGASSLQPRLLSSFVGDRLLLSKQPVSRLFLYKPGNKHVSMQLSRTLSGLTNLLFNRSRNLDEVPNAEQQRLRPGKLSPRRPVPDHIPRPPYVNSRQPPGIASGAEVHDENGIECMRSSGKLAAQVLQYAGTLVKPGIKTDDIDQAVHQMIIDNGAYPSPLGYGGFPKSVCTSVNECICHGIPDSRALEDGDIINIDVTVYLNGYHGDTSATFFCGDVDDEARKLVQVTEECLYRAISICAPGVEYKKIGKTIHDHADRYSYGVVRHFVGHGVGRVFHADPVVQHFRNNDGGRMMLNQTFTIEPMLTIGSVNPVMWDDNWTVVTEDGSLSAQFEHTILITKDGAEILTQC, from the exons ATGGTTGGCGCCTCTTCCCTGCAACCAAGGCTCCTCTCTTCTTTTGTAGGAGATCGTTTGCTTCTATCAAAACAGCCAGTTTCTCGTCTCTTTCTCTACAAACCAG GAAACAAACATGTGTCAATGCAACTATCTAGAACGCTTTCTGGCTTGACCAATCTTTTATTCAATAGAAG CAGAAATCTGGATGAAGTGCCTAATGCCGAGCAGCAACGTCTAAGGCCAGGGAAGTTGTCTCCTCGTCGACCTGTTCCAGATCATATACCAAGGCCTCCCTATGTCAATTCTCGGCAACCACCTGGCATTGCAAGTGGGGCCGAAGTGCATGATGAGAATGGGATAGAATGCATGAGATCTTCTGGAAAGCTTGCGGCCCAGGTTCTTCAGTATGCTGGGACTTTAGTCAAG CCAGGTATAAAAACAGATGACATTGACCAAGCAGTTCATCAAATGATAATTGATAACGGAGCATATCCTTCACCTCTTGGATATGGTGGGTTTCCTAAGAGTGTCTGCACATCAGTGAATGAGTGTATTTGCCATGGAATACCAGACTCACGTGCTCTTGAG gaTGGTGATATAATCAACATTGATGTTACAGTTTATCTAAAT GGTTATCATGGTGATACCTCAGCAACTTTCTTTTGTGGAGATGTTGATGATGAAGCCAGAAAACTGGTTCAG GTGACTGAAGAATGCCTTTACAGAGCAATATCAATTTGTGCACCGGGAGTAGAGTACAAGAAAATTGGCAAAACAATACA TGACCATGCAGATAGATATTCTTACGGTGTTGTCCGACATTTTGTTGGCCATGGTGTTGGACGTGTATTCCATGCCGATCCCGTTGTTCAGCACTTCA GAAACAATGATGGTGGGCGCATGATGTTGAATCAGACCTTCACTATTG AACCCATGTTGACAATTGGTAGCGTTAACCCTGTAATGTGGGATGATAACTGGACAGTTGTAACCGAAGATGGAAGCCTATCAGCACAGTTCGAGCACACCATTCTAATCACAAAAGACGGGGCTGAGATATTGACCCAGTGTTAA